From one Paenibacillus sp. FSL K6-1330 genomic stretch:
- a CDS encoding glycosyltransferase family 4 protein, translating to MNILTTGMGWIDIQHGGLNRYFADYMKAMKEYGHTELGLVVGPQGASIQTDLNIINTTEGTTNHDLLSRMRSVQKRSFQAVGSFQPDVYNPHFALYSAMVTRRKIPPHVPIVTHFQGPWALESKIEEKKQSGVMTEVKCWLKKQVEQISYRRSDSFIVLSQYFKQMLAENYDVNERDVHVIPAAVDHERFRPHPNREQLRKQLGMSANQPILFCIRRLVRRMGIDRLIHAMVDVIKIHPESRLFIGGDGPMRAEYEALIGRLGLSWHVKLLGRISNEELVQYYQAADISVVPTLTLEGFGLITVESLACGTPVLGTPYGGTKEILQQLSNDLLFKDGTSEAMSEKIIDVLNNNSFLPTRETCRQHVMNRYTWNRVAEAVTGLFTEEIEKRKVLRT from the coding sequence ATGAATATACTTACAACTGGAATGGGTTGGATCGATATTCAGCATGGCGGGTTAAACCGTTATTTTGCGGATTATATGAAAGCTATGAAGGAGTATGGCCATACCGAGCTTGGACTTGTCGTGGGTCCACAGGGGGCTAGTATACAGACTGATCTTAATATTATCAATACTACGGAAGGAACAACAAATCACGATCTCCTATCTCGAATGAGATCTGTACAGAAGCGCTCCTTTCAAGCGGTAGGCAGCTTCCAGCCGGATGTGTATAATCCGCATTTTGCACTCTATTCGGCTATGGTTACTAGGAGGAAAATTCCGCCGCATGTCCCGATCGTTACTCATTTTCAAGGGCCTTGGGCGCTGGAATCCAAGATTGAGGAGAAGAAGCAGAGCGGAGTCATGACAGAGGTGAAGTGTTGGCTGAAGAAACAAGTAGAACAAATAAGCTATCGTCGTTCCGACAGCTTCATTGTTTTGAGCCAATATTTTAAACAGATGCTTGCAGAGAACTATGATGTGAACGAGCGGGACGTTCATGTTATACCAGCAGCCGTGGATCATGAACGCTTTCGTCCTCATCCCAATCGGGAGCAATTAAGAAAACAGCTGGGTATGTCAGCTAATCAACCTATACTCTTCTGTATAAGAAGATTAGTCCGCAGGATGGGAATTGACAGGCTGATTCATGCCATGGTAGATGTGATCAAGATACATCCTGAATCTCGCCTGTTCATTGGTGGAGATGGACCCATGCGTGCGGAATATGAAGCGTTAATCGGTCGGCTTGGACTCTCTTGGCATGTTAAATTGCTTGGAAGAATTTCCAACGAAGAGCTTGTTCAATACTATCAAGCTGCGGATATCAGTGTTGTTCCGACACTTACCTTAGAGGGATTTGGTCTTATTACTGTTGAGTCTCTTGCATGTGGAACGCCTGTGTTAGGAACTCCATATGGGGGGACCAAAGAGATTTTGCAGCAATTGTCGAATGACTTACTGTTCAAAGACGGGACATCTGAAGCCATGAGCGAAAAAATTATTGATGTACTCAATAACAATTCATTTTTGCCAACCCGGGAAACATGCAGGCAGCATGTGATGAATCGGTATACATGGAACAGGGTGGCTGAGGCTGTGACCGGGTTATTTACAGAAGAAATCGAGAAGAGAAAGGTACTTAGAACATGA
- the gmd gene encoding GDP-mannose 4,6-dehydratase, translating into MTKNALVTGITGQDGSYLAELLLEKGYKVYGLRRRTSTPIMENIEHIQNEIEFIDGDLLDQGSLFNAVRISNPDEVYNLAAQSFVGTSWIQPILTGQSTAIGVTNMLEAVRYAKPDARYYQASSSEMFGKVVETPQKETTPFYPRSPYGVAKVYGHWITVNYRESYDMYACSGILFNHESPRRGVEFVTRKVTDAVARIKLGLQTELRLGNLDAKRDWGFAGDYVKAMWLMLQQDKAEDFVISTGETHTVEELVAIAFGHVDLNWRDYVVIDEKFVRPAEVDLLLGDCSKAKEKLGWKLEVGFEQMVKMMVDNDLQKISSNNNYLVHQ; encoded by the coding sequence GTGACTAAGAATGCACTCGTTACTGGAATAACTGGACAGGACGGCTCTTATTTAGCGGAATTACTGCTGGAGAAGGGCTATAAGGTTTATGGACTGCGTAGAAGAACTAGTACTCCAATCATGGAGAATATCGAACATATTCAGAATGAAATTGAATTTATCGATGGTGATTTACTGGATCAGGGTTCACTGTTTAATGCGGTGCGCATTTCGAATCCAGACGAGGTGTATAATCTGGCAGCCCAATCTTTCGTAGGCACTTCATGGATTCAGCCTATACTGACAGGACAATCAACAGCGATTGGTGTCACCAACATGCTCGAGGCTGTACGCTATGCAAAGCCAGATGCAAGATACTATCAGGCATCGAGCAGTGAGATGTTTGGTAAAGTGGTGGAAACGCCTCAGAAGGAGACAACCCCATTCTATCCGCGCAGTCCTTACGGTGTAGCCAAGGTTTACGGGCACTGGATAACCGTTAATTATCGCGAAAGCTATGATATGTATGCTTGCTCCGGCATTCTGTTCAACCATGAGTCTCCTCGCAGAGGCGTGGAATTTGTGACCAGAAAGGTAACGGACGCGGTGGCAAGAATTAAATTGGGACTCCAAACAGAGTTGCGTTTGGGCAACCTGGATGCCAAACGTGATTGGGGATTTGCAGGCGATTATGTAAAGGCCATGTGGCTCATGCTGCAGCAAGACAAGGCAGAAGATTTTGTTATTTCAACAGGAGAAACCCATACCGTAGAGGAACTTGTCGCCATTGCCTTTGGTCATGTGGACCTCAACTGGAGAGATTATGTTGTTATTGATGAAAAGTTCGTTCGTCCAGCTGAGGTGGACTTATTGCTAGGGGATTGTTCAAAAGCGAAAGAGAAGCTCGGATGGAAGTTGGAGGTTGGATTTGAGCAAATGGTTAAGATGATGGTCGATAACGATTTGCAGAAAATCTCCAGCAATAATAATTATTTGGTACACCAATGA
- a CDS encoding oligosaccharide flippase family protein, with translation MLKIHILKNKRSWGSLGNVMQTFASNVLILGVNVLTGIIIARTLGPEGRGEQAAMIMWPQFLAYCLTLGIPSALVYYMTRKDGNQGSLYITALIMSLILGCVAIAIGAALIPFWMKEYSPEVIEFAVWALAVSPLAILGTINIAALQSREEYLLYNFMRYIPVLGTLILLCVLVATGNVTSFYTSIVYLFPAIPITIWITIKLVLHYKMKQRNKLESAKKLLSYGVRSYGTDVAGTFSGYIDQILVVGLLSPASLGLYVVSLSLSKILNTIQTAITSVLFPKASGLQQAEAIRLTFKVYRVSMLVTLLVGASVFLIAPYLLILLYGQSFTDAVPIFRILIFQTGIASLSWILSQGFMSTGKPGVVTIIRVSTLGLNIVLLNILIPMLGIEGAAISLLITSVVEFVLIFLLYTLKHHIKPRDFILTKKDIVWLLQRIRIQLSG, from the coding sequence ATGTTGAAAATACATATACTCAAAAATAAAAGAAGTTGGGGCAGTCTTGGCAATGTGATGCAAACATTTGCATCCAATGTGTTAATCCTCGGTGTCAACGTATTGACAGGTATTATTATCGCGAGGACTTTAGGCCCTGAGGGCCGTGGAGAACAGGCAGCCATGATTATGTGGCCGCAATTCTTGGCGTACTGTTTAACTTTAGGCATTCCGTCAGCGCTGGTCTATTATATGACAAGAAAAGATGGGAACCAGGGCTCGCTCTATATCACCGCGTTGATTATGTCGTTGATTCTTGGATGCGTGGCCATAGCGATCGGTGCTGCACTCATCCCGTTCTGGATGAAGGAATACTCACCGGAAGTCATTGAATTTGCCGTGTGGGCACTGGCAGTTTCGCCGCTTGCCATACTAGGCACCATTAATATAGCAGCCTTACAGTCTAGGGAAGAATACCTCTTGTATAATTTCATGCGATATATTCCGGTCCTGGGTACACTGATTCTGCTCTGTGTTCTCGTTGCAACCGGGAATGTTACGTCATTTTATACATCGATCGTATATCTTTTTCCCGCTATCCCAATCACCATATGGATAACAATCAAGCTGGTCTTGCATTATAAAATGAAGCAGAGGAACAAGTTGGAATCCGCCAAAAAGCTGCTCAGTTATGGGGTCCGTTCCTATGGAACCGATGTGGCCGGGACCTTTTCCGGTTATATTGATCAGATTTTGGTAGTAGGGTTACTATCGCCGGCCAGTCTTGGCCTATATGTTGTATCGCTGAGCCTGTCAAAAATTTTAAATACGATTCAGACTGCGATTACCTCAGTGTTGTTTCCCAAGGCGTCCGGACTTCAACAGGCGGAAGCCATTCGACTCACGTTCAAAGTTTACCGCGTTAGTATGCTGGTGACCCTTCTTGTAGGTGCCTCGGTATTTCTTATTGCACCGTATCTGTTAATTCTCCTGTATGGACAGTCATTCACGGATGCTGTTCCGATATTCCGAATTTTAATCTTCCAAACGGGGATTGCGAGTCTTTCATGGATTCTTTCACAAGGCTTTATGTCTACTGGCAAGCCGGGGGTAGTTACCATCATTAGAGTATCAACCCTTGGGCTTAATATTGTGCTGCTGAATATTCTTATCCCGATGCTGGGAATTGAAGGTGCGGCAATTTCGCTGTTGATTACATCCGTCGTGGAATTTGTTCTGATCTTCCTGCTCTATACGCTGAAGCATCATATTAAACCACGGGACTTTATCTTGACGAAGAAGGATATCGTATGGCTGCTTCAGCGTATTCGTATTCAATTGAGCGGCTAA
- a CDS encoding GDP-mannose 4,6-dehydratase, with product MKALVTGVSGFVGRHLAQNLVDHSYEVWGASRGAPSSMLEGVHILKIDFYDKETITNVIEAVKPDVIFHLSGQSSVQYSWGHINETFQSNVMDAIGLFEAVKDSSIKSSVRIISIGSSEEYGLVKDLPIVEDADTNPGNPYGLSKLTLSKLILSYCSVYQINIIHARAFNHIGPGQALGFVTSDFANQLIKIELGKAEPVISVGDLSSKRDFTDVRDIVEAYRLLFEKGKSGEVYNVCSGKCVSIQDILTLLVSFSSKPIEVVIDKDKLRPNNVPEYYGSNGKLTEATGWTPSISLENSLRDIYMYWKERHLYISSEEVQLTLESQQI from the coding sequence ATGAAAGCCTTAGTTACCGGAGTTAGTGGTTTTGTTGGCAGGCACCTAGCTCAAAACTTAGTTGATCATAGTTATGAAGTATGGGGCGCATCACGTGGGGCGCCTTCTTCCATGCTAGAAGGAGTGCATATCCTTAAAATTGACTTCTATGATAAAGAAACGATAACGAATGTTATAGAAGCAGTAAAACCGGATGTTATCTTTCATCTATCGGGTCAAAGCTCAGTTCAGTATTCATGGGGTCATATTAATGAAACCTTTCAATCAAATGTAATGGATGCTATCGGACTATTTGAGGCTGTCAAGGACTCCTCCATAAAAAGCAGCGTAAGAATTATATCGATAGGCTCGTCGGAAGAGTATGGATTAGTTAAAGATTTACCGATCGTGGAGGACGCAGATACGAATCCAGGCAACCCTTACGGGTTGTCCAAACTTACTTTGAGTAAGTTGATACTCTCATATTGTAGTGTTTATCAAATAAATATCATTCACGCCCGAGCCTTTAATCATATAGGCCCGGGCCAAGCCCTGGGTTTCGTAACAAGTGACTTTGCCAACCAACTGATTAAGATAGAGTTGGGTAAAGCTGAGCCGGTAATCTCTGTTGGGGATTTAAGCAGTAAACGAGATTTTACAGATGTGAGAGATATCGTAGAGGCGTACCGGTTGCTTTTTGAAAAAGGTAAATCGGGAGAAGTCTATAACGTGTGCTCCGGTAAATGTGTCTCCATCCAAGACATCCTTACGCTGCTCGTATCCTTTTCATCCAAGCCAATCGAGGTTGTGATAGACAAAGACAAATTAAGACCAAATAATGTTCCTGAGTATTATGGCTCGAATGGTAAGTTGACGGAGGCGACCGGGTGGACCCCTTCAATCTCTTTAGAAAATAGCTTGAGGGATATTTACATGTATTGGAAGGAGCGGCACTTATATATATCTTCTGAGGAAGTGCAACTGACATTAGAAAGTCAGCAGATCTGA
- a CDS encoding glycosyltransferase, producing the protein MRDLKIAIVHDYLNQMGGAERVVAVLHKMFPEAPIYTTIVDRNKLLPELQDAVIHTTWMQRIPGILNKFKLYFWLYPFSIRSINVKSYDLILSSSSAYAKGVRKGRQSLHVCYCYTPMRFVWDFDTYMESIQVPRLVKRIAKWLIYPLKRWDKNNSEHVDRLIAISTIVKERIKQCYGVNAPIIFPPVEVSRFSVKEGVPEDYFLVVSRLVSYKKIDLAIEACTQSGKRLIVIGDGPDRKRLEQLAGDTITFLGRKSDEDVVRYMQNCKALIFPGIEDFGITPLEANACGRPIIAYYGGGALDTIIAEQTGLYFEEQSINSLVNTINRFDQYHWDPQYIRQHAEQFSEHVFIERMQSIIESSLKSREIKSTIPEPEGSY; encoded by the coding sequence ATGCGGGATTTGAAAATAGCCATTGTGCATGATTACCTCAATCAAATGGGGGGAGCCGAACGTGTGGTGGCTGTATTACACAAAATGTTTCCCGAGGCACCAATCTACACAACCATCGTCGATCGTAACAAACTACTGCCTGAGTTACAGGACGCCGTTATCCATACGACTTGGATGCAGCGAATCCCGGGGATATTGAATAAATTCAAGCTTTATTTCTGGCTGTACCCATTCTCAATAAGGTCTATAAACGTGAAGAGCTACGATCTTATTCTTAGTTCCAGTAGTGCTTATGCGAAGGGGGTTCGGAAGGGTAGGCAGAGTCTTCATGTCTGTTATTGCTATACACCGATGCGCTTTGTCTGGGATTTCGATACGTATATGGAAAGCATTCAGGTACCCCGTTTGGTTAAAAGAATTGCGAAATGGCTGATCTATCCTTTGAAGAGATGGGATAAGAATAACTCTGAACACGTGGATCGTTTGATCGCTATTTCCACAATCGTGAAGGAGCGAATTAAACAGTGTTATGGAGTAAATGCTCCAATCATATTTCCTCCGGTAGAAGTTAGCCGGTTTAGCGTCAAGGAAGGGGTGCCGGAGGATTATTTTCTTGTCGTCTCTCGATTGGTGTCTTACAAAAAAATAGACTTGGCGATTGAGGCGTGCACACAGAGTGGTAAGCGTCTGATCGTAATTGGAGATGGACCGGATCGGAAAAGGCTGGAGCAGCTTGCTGGAGACACGATCACTTTTCTTGGAAGAAAAAGTGACGAGGATGTTGTCCGCTATATGCAAAATTGCAAGGCATTGATATTTCCCGGTATTGAGGATTTTGGCATAACTCCTCTTGAAGCCAATGCGTGTGGCAGACCGATTATTGCCTACTATGGAGGCGGAGCGCTGGATACCATTATAGCTGAACAGACAGGATTATATTTCGAGGAGCAGTCGATAAACTCCTTGGTGAATACGATTAACCGGTTCGATCAATATCATTGGGACCCACAGTATATAAGGCAGCATGCAGAACAATTCAGCGAACACGTATTTATCGAACGGATGCAGTCCATCATTGAATCTTCGCTGAAATCAAGAGAGATCAAATCGACTATTCCAGAACCGGAGGGGAGTTATTAG
- a CDS encoding sugar phosphate nucleotidyltransferase: MHIVLLSGGSGNRLWPLSNETRSKQFLKILNNAAGQRESMVQRVWNQLGKMNLTQTAVVATGRSQVELLQNQLGHEVEIVVEPERRDTFPAIALTAGYLYSVKGVSLNDVVIVLPVDPFVEDHFFEKVMELEALMLETEADLGLMGVSPDHPSSKFGYIVPQSVSQLSNGVEFYKVSHFVEKPEEQHALQLLEQSALWNCGVFAFRLGYLINHLIEQSLPIQYDELLLQYNRMQKTSFDYAVVEKTNNIVVMPYSGLWKDLGTWNVLTEEIKNPLVGRGTLSEDSSNTHVINELDIPITVIGARNLIVAASPDGILVSEKNASMRLKEVVKFGDQRPMHEERRWGRYRVLDYTKYPNGCEVLTKRICIHEGQNLSYQYHMLRREVWTVISGEGEMILNDDVRHIKAGDVIVIPIEAKHSIRAITELEIIEVQTGSELIEDDIVRLATRWEEIIHIVSV; this comes from the coding sequence ATGCATATTGTTCTATTGTCAGGAGGTAGCGGAAACCGATTGTGGCCGCTGTCTAATGAGACACGCTCCAAACAGTTTCTTAAAATACTGAATAACGCAGCTGGCCAACGTGAATCGATGGTACAGAGGGTATGGAATCAGCTTGGCAAGATGAACTTGACTCAGACCGCTGTTGTCGCAACCGGAAGATCGCAAGTTGAACTGCTTCAAAATCAGCTTGGACACGAGGTGGAAATCGTTGTTGAACCTGAACGAAGAGATACTTTCCCGGCAATTGCCTTAACTGCTGGTTATTTATACTCCGTGAAGGGTGTCAGTCTGAATGACGTTGTCATTGTGCTCCCCGTTGATCCTTTTGTAGAGGATCACTTCTTTGAGAAAGTAATGGAACTGGAAGCATTAATGCTTGAAACGGAAGCGGATCTTGGATTAATGGGGGTTTCGCCAGATCATCCCTCCTCGAAATTTGGTTATATCGTACCGCAGTCTGTATCGCAGTTAAGCAATGGGGTGGAATTCTACAAGGTTAGCCATTTCGTTGAGAAGCCTGAAGAACAACACGCTCTTCAGCTGCTGGAGCAATCCGCCCTCTGGAATTGCGGCGTATTTGCCTTTCGGCTCGGTTATCTCATCAATCATCTTATAGAGCAGTCTCTTCCCATTCAATATGATGAATTACTTCTGCAGTATAATCGAATGCAAAAAACGAGCTTTGATTACGCTGTGGTGGAGAAAACAAATAATATTGTGGTTATGCCTTATAGCGGCTTGTGGAAAGACTTAGGCACATGGAATGTGCTGACAGAGGAAATCAAAAACCCCTTAGTGGGGCGGGGCACATTGAGCGAGGATTCTTCCAACACACATGTTATTAATGAGCTGGATATTCCAATAACCGTCATAGGTGCTCGGAATTTGATCGTTGCTGCTAGTCCAGACGGGATTCTTGTATCTGAGAAGAATGCCAGTATGCGACTTAAAGAGGTGGTCAAATTTGGAGATCAACGGCCCATGCATGAAGAGCGCCGCTGGGGACGCTACCGTGTACTTGACTATACTAAATATCCGAATGGCTGCGAGGTATTAACGAAACGTATCTGTATTCATGAAGGGCAAAACTTAAGCTATCAATACCATATGCTGCGCAGAGAAGTGTGGACGGTAATATCCGGAGAAGGTGAAATGATACTAAATGATGATGTCCGTCATATTAAAGCTGGCGATGTCATTGTCATTCCGATCGAAGCGAAGCATAGCATAAGAGCGATAACAGAGCTAGAAATTATTGAGGTTCAGACGGGTAGTGAGCTCATTGAAGACGATATTGTGAGACTGGCCACCAGGTGGGAGGAAATCATTCATATTGTTTCTGTGTAA
- a CDS encoding nucleotidyltransferase family protein: MIIEDAVKLDLSDISKELSFLLYLLRNNTHEEILIKQYASDIDWDMFMKLALHHRVYPLVYLRLKGVDASLIPSEVMASLQQHYHSNVMKMLHLSREMSQLCEALKDTGVRTLLLKGPILATQLYGDLAHRTSKDLDILVDADDVERVERVLVQLGYELQDERILGNWKKTSHHLSYEHKKNSAQIEVHWRLNPHYNKSFSFDLLWERRNDVMLSHQIYHYLGNEDLLNYLADHGARHGWFRLRWLMDIARLLPMINSNDMKAHFERYGGQQYVGQAFILLSRLFSVDIPHDMTVLTINSKAHRLAQSALYYIKRIVKLNPVPEKSVAWRYNRYLFSLMTGKQKVLYILNKFLPNSRDASVLPLPKSLHFLYYPLRPFLWFWRRMKQPSI, encoded by the coding sequence TTGATTATTGAAGATGCCGTTAAGCTGGACCTGAGTGATATCTCCAAAGAGCTGTCTTTTTTACTCTATCTTCTCCGCAATAACACGCATGAAGAAATTCTCATAAAGCAATATGCATCGGATATCGATTGGGATATGTTCATGAAACTCGCGCTGCACCACCGGGTTTATCCGCTTGTATATCTGCGACTTAAAGGGGTGGATGCATCCCTCATTCCATCCGAGGTTATGGCGTCTCTCCAGCAGCATTATCATAGTAACGTGATGAAAATGCTTCATTTAAGCAGGGAAATGAGCCAGCTTTGTGAGGCGCTCAAGGATACTGGGGTGCGTACACTTTTGCTTAAAGGCCCTATACTAGCTACGCAGCTCTATGGGGATCTGGCACATAGGACTTCGAAGGATTTGGATATCTTGGTGGATGCGGATGACGTGGAAAGAGTTGAACGGGTGCTGGTACAGCTTGGGTACGAATTGCAGGATGAACGTATCTTGGGAAATTGGAAGAAAACAAGCCATCATTTGTCCTACGAGCATAAGAAAAATTCAGCGCAGATCGAAGTTCACTGGCGTCTGAATCCTCATTATAACAAGTCATTTTCCTTTGATTTATTGTGGGAGCGCAGGAATGATGTGATGCTGTCCCATCAGATTTATCATTATCTGGGAAATGAGGATTTGCTAAACTATTTGGCCGACCATGGTGCCAGGCATGGTTGGTTCCGGCTGCGTTGGCTGATGGATATTGCAAGGCTGCTTCCCATGATAAACAGCAACGATATGAAGGCCCACTTTGAGCGATATGGGGGACAGCAATATGTAGGGCAGGCCTTTATTCTTTTATCGCGACTGTTCTCAGTCGACATTCCGCACGATATGACTGTATTAACGATAAACTCCAAAGCCCACCGCCTTGCACAAAGTGCACTCTACTATATTAAAAGGATCGTCAAATTGAACCCGGTGCCGGAGAAAAGCGTGGCATGGCGTTATAACCGTTACCTATTCTCGTTAATGACGGGAAAACAGAAAGTTTTGTATATATTGAATAAGTTTCTGCCCAATTCGCGGGACGCTTCGGTACTGCCATTACCCAAATCACTGCACTTTCTGTATTATCCGCTCCGGCCATTTCTCTGGTTCTGGCGGCGTATGAAACAACCATCGATTTAA
- a CDS encoding glycosyltransferase family 4 protein, whose product MKIAFYNHTSTVSGAEISLLLTARHLTKAHPILFAPEGELLQRARSQGLEAVGIPSFRARLTKNPLLLVIYVFGMLWAGWRLALLMKRSQVDLIHANSIRAGMMASLFGWYHRLPVVWHLRDMPPKGLIGKLIQKLAVHTTQALIGISESVIHSMDHPSLQERCHLVHNGVELVHFNAGEKDEIRARLRSEFQTPRDAKVLAIIGQIAPWKRQEDAIEAFSRFAVEEPEAVLWIVGEAKFRLENERYLERLKARARTLKLEDKVRFTGFRDDVLEICCAADLLLLCSENEPFGRVIIEAMSQGMPVVGSLGGGVPEIIQSGESGLLYETGNIEELTRCIRQVLKDKRMWLALSHNGQERVRDHFSIKQTSQKIELIYQQLLSKPGMKQVEQQHARELV is encoded by the coding sequence ATGAAGATTGCCTTCTACAATCATACGAGTACCGTGAGCGGGGCCGAGATTAGCTTATTATTGACCGCCAGGCATTTAACCAAAGCCCATCCGATATTGTTCGCGCCAGAGGGGGAGCTTCTTCAGAGGGCCCGCAGTCAAGGGCTTGAAGCAGTCGGTATACCAAGCTTTCGTGCAAGGTTAACTAAGAATCCCCTTCTTCTTGTTATATACGTTTTCGGTATGTTATGGGCAGGTTGGAGGCTAGCTCTTCTTATGAAGCGAAGCCAGGTAGATCTTATTCATGCCAATTCGATTCGTGCTGGTATGATGGCATCATTATTCGGTTGGTATCATAGGCTTCCTGTCGTATGGCATTTGCGAGATATGCCGCCTAAGGGACTCATTGGAAAACTTATTCAAAAATTAGCCGTTCATACGACGCAGGCCCTCATCGGTATTTCAGAATCGGTTATTCATAGCATGGATCATCCCTCCTTACAAGAGAGGTGCCATCTCGTGCATAACGGAGTAGAACTGGTTCATTTTAATGCGGGGGAAAAAGACGAGATAAGAGCACGTTTAAGGTCGGAGTTCCAAACACCGCGGGATGCGAAAGTGCTAGCCATAATTGGTCAGATTGCCCCATGGAAGAGGCAGGAAGATGCGATTGAAGCATTTTCAAGGTTTGCGGTTGAAGAACCGGAAGCGGTTCTATGGATCGTTGGTGAGGCTAAATTCAGGCTGGAGAATGAACGCTATCTTGAACGTTTAAAGGCCAGAGCTAGAACGTTAAAGCTCGAAGATAAGGTTAGGTTTACTGGATTTAGAGATGATGTACTGGAGATCTGCTGTGCAGCAGATCTCCTTTTATTATGCTCAGAGAATGAACCGTTTGGGCGCGTAATTATTGAAGCTATGTCACAAGGTATGCCGGTTGTTGGCAGTCTTGGAGGCGGTGTGCCTGAAATTATCCAGAGCGGTGAAAGTGGGCTGCTGTATGAGACGGGAAACATCGAAGAGCTTACACGCTGTATCCGGCAGGTACTAAAAGATAAACGAATGTGGTTGGCACTTAGCCATAACGGGCAAGAACGCGTCCGAGATCACTTCTCGATTAAGCAGACATCTCAAAAAATTGAGCTGATCTATCAACAGCTGTTGTCTAAGCCAGGAATGAAGCAGGTGGAGCAACAGCATGCAAGGGAGCTGGTATAA
- a CDS encoding UDP-glucose/GDP-mannose dehydrogenase family protein, whose protein sequence is MKLTVVGTGYVGLVSGVCFAELGNEVICVDKIEQKIMQLNRGEVPIYEPELQQLIVTNQAAGRLNFTTDLNESVKSSDIVIIAVGTPSLPNGHANLSYIEQAAKEIGRAMNSYKIIVTKSTVPVGTNEKVREIISEYTNESFDIASVPEFLREGTAVYDTLNPDRIIIGTDSERAERQLVDLHKTLTSDIIVTDIRSAEMIKYASNAFLATKISFINEIANICEKVGADVTKVASGMGYDRRIGSSFLKAGIGYGGSCFPKDTQALIQIAGQMDYDFKLLKSVVEVNRDQRFNVVRKLETLLGNLSGATIGIWGLAFKPETDDVRDSPAFEIIAALQERGARIRAYDPIASGNFKNHSDFKQIVYCQEAKEAAWQADALCILTEWKEFERISLTDIAEWLNSPYLIDGRNIYTEEQLANTQLVYYSVGRPNMRGGIKEKAPSLAL, encoded by the coding sequence ATGAAATTAACGGTAGTTGGAACCGGGTATGTCGGATTGGTCTCGGGCGTATGTTTTGCTGAGCTTGGGAATGAAGTTATATGCGTCGATAAAATCGAACAGAAGATCATGCAGCTTAATCGTGGAGAGGTCCCCATATATGAACCAGAGCTTCAACAATTAATCGTTACGAACCAAGCAGCAGGCAGATTAAACTTTACAACAGACCTAAATGAATCGGTCAAGAGCTCGGATATTGTAATTATCGCAGTGGGAACGCCATCCTTGCCTAATGGTCATGCCAATCTGAGCTACATCGAACAGGCGGCCAAAGAGATCGGGCGAGCCATGAATAGTTACAAAATTATCGTAACGAAGAGCACGGTTCCGGTTGGAACCAACGAGAAGGTCCGGGAGATCATTTCGGAATATACGAATGAATCGTTTGATATCGCATCGGTTCCTGAATTTTTACGTGAAGGAACAGCGGTCTATGATACGTTGAATCCTGATCGTATCATCATTGGAACCGACAGCGAGAGAGCGGAGAGACAACTGGTTGATCTTCATAAAACGTTGACCTCGGATATCATCGTAACCGATATTCGAAGTGCCGAGATGATTAAATACGCCTCGAATGCTTTTCTGGCAACCAAAATATCTTTTATAAATGAAATTGCGAATATATGTGAAAAAGTTGGAGCTGATGTGACGAAGGTAGCCTCTGGTATGGGCTATGACAGACGCATCGGCTCTTCATTTTTGAAAGCGGGCATTGGTTATGGCGGGTCCTGCTTCCCTAAAGATACACAAGCACTTATTCAAATAGCGGGACAGATGGATTATGATTTCAAGCTCTTGAAGTCCGTTGTTGAGGTTAATCGTGATCAACGATTTAATGTGGTCCGCAAGCTCGAGACTTTACTGGGTAATTTATCCGGGGCGACAATCGGCATTTGGGGGTTAGCGTTCAAGCCAGAGACTGATGATGTTCGCGACTCTCCCGCGTTCGAAATTATTGCTGCCTTGCAGGAGCGGGGGGCCAGAATTAGAGCTTATGATCCTATTGCATCCGGCAATTTCAAAAATCACTCAGATTTCAAACAGATCGTTTACTGTCAAGAAGCGAAGGAAGCGGCTTGGCAGGCAGACGCACTGTGCATTCTGACCGAATGGAAGGAATTCGAGCGTATCTCGTTAACCGACATTGCCGAATGGTTGAATTCACCTTATCTGATTGATGGAAGGAATATATACACAGAGGAGCAGTTGGCTAATACCCAGCTTGTTTATTACTCGGTTGGCAGGCCCAATATGCGGGGCGGGATTAAGGAAAAGGCACCATCTCTTGCCTTGTAG